In Candidatus Methylomirabilota bacterium, one genomic interval encodes:
- the ilvB gene encoding biosynthetic-type acetolactate synthase large subunit: MKLAGARIVLECLKREGVDLIFGLPGGAVLPIYDALYDFEGLRHVLVRQEAAAGHAAEGYSRTTGKTGVCLVTSGPAATNLVTALQDALMDSIPMVAFTGQVPTHLIGNDAFQEADNVGITRSATKHNFLVKDGDDLAGTIKEAFFLARSGRPGPVHVDLPKDILVKEWEFDYPSTVHLRSYNPTYDGHPGQIKKAARALVRAKRPVLYVGGGAISADASPELFELAELTQIPLTQTLMGLGAFPMAHPLSLDMLGMHGTYYANMAVHHSDVLMAVGARFDDRVTGKVDMFAPNAQIIHVDIDPSSISKNIPVAIPIVGDCKRVLAKLLEAVREELKSYPGGAVREARRQWHEQIAEWRTREPLRYEWSDDVIKPQYVIEQLSDLTKGEAFVVTGVGQHQMWAAQYYRFKHPRMWCTSGGLGTMGYGLPTAMGVQAGHPRRLVVNIDGDGSFQMNSQELATCHEEQLPVKTIIINNGGHGMVRQWQRIIYKERFCAIDLGPCPDFVKLAEAYGCTGIRATKPTEVRPALEKMMATPGPVVVDVWVNKDECVFPMVPAGGANTDMILAPPTTEVRDRAAKSQTGF, encoded by the coding sequence GTGAAACTGGCTGGCGCGCGCATCGTGCTCGAGTGCTTGAAGCGGGAAGGCGTGGACCTCATCTTCGGCTTGCCGGGCGGGGCGGTGCTGCCGATCTACGACGCCCTGTACGACTTCGAAGGGCTGCGCCACGTCCTCGTCCGCCAGGAAGCCGCGGCCGGGCACGCCGCGGAAGGGTACTCGCGCACCACCGGGAAGACCGGCGTGTGCCTGGTCACCTCGGGCCCCGCCGCCACGAACCTGGTCACCGCGCTGCAGGACGCCCTGATGGACTCGATCCCGATGGTCGCGTTCACCGGTCAGGTGCCGACCCACCTTATCGGCAACGACGCCTTTCAGGAGGCCGACAACGTCGGCATCACGCGCTCGGCGACCAAGCACAACTTCCTGGTGAAGGACGGCGACGATCTCGCCGGGACCATCAAGGAAGCCTTCTTCCTGGCGCGGAGCGGCCGGCCCGGGCCGGTGCACGTGGACCTGCCCAAAGACATCCTGGTCAAGGAGTGGGAGTTCGACTATCCGTCGACCGTGCACCTCCGCTCCTACAACCCGACCTACGACGGTCATCCGGGTCAGATCAAGAAGGCGGCCCGCGCCCTCGTGCGGGCCAAGCGGCCCGTGCTCTACGTGGGCGGCGGCGCGATCTCCGCGGACGCCTCCCCCGAGCTCTTCGAGCTCGCCGAGCTCACCCAGATCCCGCTGACGCAGACTCTCATGGGGCTGGGCGCCTTCCCCATGGCGCACCCGCTGTCCCTCGACATGCTGGGCATGCACGGGACTTACTATGCGAACATGGCCGTCCACCACTCGGACGTGCTCATGGCGGTGGGCGCGCGCTTCGACGATCGCGTCACCGGCAAGGTGGACATGTTCGCGCCCAATGCCCAGATCATCCACGTGGACATCGACCCGTCGTCGATCTCCAAGAATATCCCCGTGGCCATCCCCATCGTGGGTGACTGCAAGCGCGTGCTCGCGAAGCTCCTGGAGGCGGTGCGTGAGGAGCTGAAGTCCTACCCCGGGGGGGCGGTGCGCGAGGCGCGGCGGCAATGGCACGAGCAGATCGCGGAGTGGCGGACGCGGGAGCCGCTGCGCTACGAGTGGAGCGACGACGTCATCAAGCCCCAGTACGTCATCGAGCAGCTCTCCGACCTCACCAAGGGCGAGGCCTTCGTGGTGACGGGAGTGGGACAGCACCAGATGTGGGCCGCCCAGTATTACCGCTTCAAGCACCCACGAATGTGGTGCACCTCGGGCGGGCTCGGGACCATGGGCTATGGGCTCCCCACCGCGATGGGGGTGCAGGCGGGCCACCCCCGCCGTCTCGTCGTGAACATCGACGGCGACGGCTCGTTCCAGATGAACAGCCAGGAGCTGGCGACCTGCCACGAGGAGCAGCTCCCCGTGAAGACCATCATCATCAACAACGGCGGCCACGGCATGGTGCGCCAGTGGCAGCGCATCATCTACAAGGAGCGCTTCTGCGCCATCGACCTCGGGCCCTGCCCCGACTTCGTGAAGCTGGCCGAGGCGTACGGCTGCACGGGCATCCGCGCCACCAAGCCCACCGAGGTGCGCCCCGCCCTCGAGAAGATGATGGCCACCCCGGGCCCGGTGGTGGTCGACGTGTGGGTCAACAAGGACGAGTGCGTGTTCCCCATGGTGCCGGCGGGCGGAGCCAACACCGACATGATCCTGGCGCCCCCCACCACCGAGGTGCGGGACCGGGCGGCCAAGTCGCAGACGGGGTTCTAG
- the ilvN gene encoding acetolactate synthase small subunit: protein MSTVEHRKHTIAVLVENKFGVLSRVAGLFSARGYNIESLSVGETLDPTVSRMTLVVRGDAFIIEQVIKQLHKLIDVIKVTDLSEEDHVEREMLLLKVNAEPTSRAEILRIADIFRAKVVDVTPTTYTLEVTGEEGKIEAIIDLLRPFGIQEIVRTGKVAIARSPKNRVRKVEEKLGKRPGPPARPQPQDPKVVGFAD, encoded by the coding sequence GTGAGCACGGTCGAGCATCGCAAGCACACCATCGCCGTGCTGGTGGAGAACAAGTTCGGCGTGCTCTCGCGCGTGGCGGGGCTCTTCTCCGCGCGCGGCTACAACATCGAGAGCCTCTCGGTGGGCGAGACCCTCGATCCCACGGTGTCGCGGATGACGCTGGTGGTGCGGGGCGACGCCTTCATCATCGAGCAGGTGATCAAGCAGCTGCACAAGCTCATCGACGTCATCAAGGTGACCGACCTCAGCGAGGAGGATCACGTGGAGCGCGAGATGCTCCTCCTCAAGGTCAACGCCGAGCCCACGTCCCGGGCGGAGATTCTCAGGATCGCCGACATCTTCCGGGCCAAGGTGGTGGACGTGACGCCGACCACCTACACGCTGGAAGTCACCGGCGAGGAAGGGAAGATCGAGGCGATCATCGATCTCCTGCGGCCCTTCGGCATCCAGGAGATCGTGCGCACCGGCAAGGTCGCCATCGCGCGCAGCCCGAAGAACCGCGTGCGCAAGGTGGAGGAGAAGCTCGGCAAGCGGCCGGGCCCGCCCGCGCGCCCCCAGCCGCAGGACCCGAAGGTCGTCGGCTTCGCGGACTAA
- the ilvC gene encoding ketol-acid reductoisomerase, with translation MPAKIYYDQDADLGLLRGKKVAIIGYGSQGHAHALNLKDSGQDVVVGLYKGSKSWTRAEQAGLKVMSVNEAAAAGDIIMILLPDQTQRQVYEESIKGALGKGKMLMFAHGFNIHFNQVVPSPDVDVAMIAPKAPGHVMRDLFTQGPGVPALVAVYQDVSGKAKDVALAYGKGVGCARAGIIETTFKEETETDLFGEQTTLCGGVSHLIKSAFETLVEAGYQPEIAYFECMHEMKLIVDLFYQGGLAYMRYSVSDTAEYGDYTRGPRVVDDRIKAEMKKILAEIQSGQFAREWILENQAHRAGFLAMRKRDAEHQIEEVGARLRKMMSWIKPPRE, from the coding sequence ATGCCGGCCAAGATCTATTACGACCAGGACGCCGACCTCGGTCTCCTGCGCGGCAAGAAGGTGGCCATCATCGGCTACGGGAGCCAGGGCCACGCCCACGCGCTCAACCTGAAGGATTCCGGGCAGGACGTGGTGGTGGGCCTCTACAAGGGCTCCAAGAGCTGGACCCGGGCGGAGCAAGCGGGACTCAAGGTGATGAGCGTCAACGAGGCGGCCGCCGCCGGCGACATCATCATGATCCTGCTGCCGGATCAGACGCAGCGCCAGGTCTACGAGGAGTCCATCAAGGGCGCCCTCGGGAAGGGCAAGATGCTGATGTTCGCCCACGGCTTCAACATCCACTTCAACCAGGTGGTGCCATCGCCCGACGTGGACGTGGCGATGATCGCGCCCAAGGCACCCGGTCACGTGATGCGGGATCTCTTCACCCAGGGCCCCGGCGTGCCGGCCCTCGTCGCGGTGTACCAGGACGTGTCGGGCAAGGCCAAGGACGTGGCGCTCGCCTACGGCAAGGGTGTGGGCTGCGCCCGCGCCGGCATCATCGAGACCACGTTCAAGGAGGAGACGGAGACCGACCTCTTCGGCGAGCAGACCACGCTCTGCGGCGGTGTCTCCCACCTCATCAAGAGCGCCTTCGAGACGCTGGTCGAGGCCGGCTATCAGCCGGAGATCGCGTACTTCGAGTGCATGCACGAGATGAAGCTGATCGTGGACCTCTTCTACCAGGGCGGCCTCGCCTACATGCGCTACTCGGTGTCGGACACCGCGGAGTACGGCGACTACACCCGGGGCCCGCGCGTCGTGGACGACCGCATCAAGGCCGAGATGAAGAAGATCCTCGCCGAGATCCAGTCCGGTCAGTTCGCGCGGGAGTGGATCCTCGAGAACCAGGCGCACCGCGCTGGCTTCCTCGCCATGCGCAAGCGCGATGCCGAGCATCAGATCGAGGAGGTCGGGGCCCGGCTGCGCAAGATGATGTCCTGGATCAAACCGCCTCGGGAGTAG